One region of Demequina sp. TMPB413 genomic DNA includes:
- the ndk gene encoding nucleoside-diphosphate kinase, with the protein MTERTLILIKPDGVKRALAGEILRRIEAKGYTLVAVELRTATPEILAKHYEEHVGKPFYEPLVEFMMSGPSLAIVAEGDRVIEGFRSLAGPTDPTTAPPGTIRGDLGRQWPTKVIQNLVHGSDSQASAAHEMGVWFPELR; encoded by the coding sequence ATGACAGAACGCACCCTGATTCTCATCAAGCCCGACGGAGTGAAGCGCGCACTGGCAGGGGAGATCCTGCGCCGCATCGAGGCGAAGGGCTACACGCTCGTCGCCGTTGAACTGCGGACAGCGACTCCCGAAATTCTCGCGAAGCACTACGAAGAGCATGTGGGAAAGCCCTTCTACGAGCCGCTCGTCGAGTTCATGATGTCCGGCCCCTCGCTCGCGATCGTGGCGGAGGGCGACAGGGTCATCGAGGGTTTCCGTTCACTAGCCGGTCCCACAGACCCGACGACGGCTCCGCCAGGAACCATTCGGGGTGACCTGGGCAGGCAGTGGCCGACCAAGGTCATCCAGAACCTGGTGCACGGCTCTGACAGCCAAGCCAGCGCCGCGCATGAGATGGGCGTCTGGTTTCCAGAGCTTCGGTGA